In the genome of Eulemur rufifrons isolate Redbay chromosome 27, OSU_ERuf_1, whole genome shotgun sequence, one region contains:
- the LOC138375714 gene encoding alpha-1,3-mannosyl-glycoprotein 4-beta-N-acetylglucosaminyltransferase-like protein MGAT4E, with translation MRCSIRRCLITSVSVIFLWLFITLQVLKETEDNQKQAKYGSRKGLRQLEDWQNITFKYMENIQRRRKTWLTVGISSESRGNESRLLTTLVSLFRVSSKAERKRLTVLVHLADSDLTWLRNTVAHISSLFSPQILAGQLLLIHAPADAYPTADGIRDKAYHEEFYSKQNVDHAFLMSFATKLSDYFLLLEDNVFFAPNFVTHIRSKVTTMKTKPWVLLEFSNRGILGKLFHSKDLPLLAHFLLLFHKEKPLDRLISHFRTLLVQEKPIICRPFLFYHRFPYGATDDKQKAAAFQNKKPSGPDNPPGAVFTDMEVFNVHYPWEAYTLDESFFWTHNVSEGKHLTVILNQPANLSRVQVLTGTIVDGRYALHKGQVELGYYPEEVPQSCTSFVLLGRLMEGQMDQKITPKNMGYDVSCVRLVVKARQAGGLMIRHIYLWEENAKWKEASEALVSRTGFLRHTFISSSVTNHL, from the exons ATGCGGTGTTCCATCAGGAGATGCTTGATAACCTCAGTGAGCGTCATATTCCTGTGGCTCTTCATCACCTTGCAAGTCCTCAAGGAAACTGAAGATAACCAAAAG CAGGCCAAGTACGGCAGCAGGAAGGGCCTGAGACAACTAGAAGACTGGCAGAATATCACCttcaaatatatggaaaacatccagaggagaagaaaga CATGGCTGACAGTGGGGATCTCCTCGGAGTCACGAGGGAACGAAAGCAGACTCTTGACCACATTGGTCTCCCTGTTCCGTGTTTCTTCTAAGGCTGAGCGGAAACGTCTCACCGTCCTGGTCCACCTGGCAGATTCTGATCTCACCTGGCTCAGAAATACTGTTGCCCATATTTCAAGCCTCTTTAGCCCACAGATCTTGGCAGGGCAGTTGCTGCTTATCCATGCTCCAGCTGATGCCTACCCCACTGCAGATGGCATCAGGGATAAGGCCTACCACGAGGAATTCTACTCCAAGCAGAACGTAGATCATGCCTTCCTCATGAGCTTTGCCACAAAGCTCTCTGATTACTTCTTGTTACTAGAGGACAATGTCTTTTTTGCCCCCAACTTTGTCACCCACATTCGTTCAAAGGTGACCACCATGAAGACCAAACCCTGGGTGCTACTGGAGTTCTCCAACAGGGGCATCCTTGGCAAACTCTTCCACAGCAAGGATCTCCCACTCCTGGcccatttccttctcctcttccacaAGGAGAAACCCCTTGACAGGCTGATCTCTCATTTCCGCACCCTCCTGGTCCAGGAAAAGCCAATCATCTGCAGACCCTTCCTCTTCTATCACAGGTTCCCCTATGGCGCCACTGATGACAAGCAGAAGGCCGCAGCATTTCAGAACAAGAAACCCTCTGGTCCCGACAACCCACCTGGAGCTGTTTTCACAGACATGGAGGTTTTCAATGTTCACTACCCCTGGGAGGCCTACACTCTGGACGAGTCGTTCTTCTGGACACACAACGTTAGTGAAGGGAAACACCTGACGGTGATTCTGAACCAGCCAGCAAACCTGAGCAGAGTGCAAGTGCTGACGGGCACCATCGTGGACGGCAGGTACGCCCTGCACAAGGGGCAGGTGGAGCTGGGCTACTACCCTGAGGAGGTGCCTCAGTCCTGCACCAGCTTCGTCTTGCTGGGCCGGCTCATGGAAGGGCAGATGGACCAGAAGATAACTCCGAAGAACATGGGGTATGACGTGAGCTGCGTGAGGCTGGTGGTGAAAGCTAGGCAGGCTGGTGGTCTCATGATCAGGCATATCTACCTCTGGGAGGAAAATGCCAAATGGAAGGAAG CTTCAGAAGCACTGGTCAGCCGGACAGGATTTCTGCGACATACCTTCATCTCTAGCAGTGTCACCAACCACCTCTGA